In the Pseudoliparis swirei isolate HS2019 ecotype Mariana Trench chromosome 19, NWPU_hadal_v1, whole genome shotgun sequence genome, one interval contains:
- the LOC130210100 gene encoding uncharacterized protein LOC130210100, which translates to MWFEGHYMVHVLASVNQDTDPGSYSQDTDPGSDSQDTDPGSYSQDTDPGSYNQDTDPGSYSQDTDPGSYSQDTDPGSDSQDTDPGSYSQDTDPGSYSQDTDPGSYNQDTDPGSYNQDTDPGSYSQDTDPGSYNQDTDPGSYNQDTDPGSYNQDTEPGSYSQDTDPGSYNQDTDPGSDSQDTDPGSYSQDTDPGSYSQDTDPGSYSQDTDPGSYNQDTEPGSYNQDTDPGSYNQDTDPSSYNLGNCS; encoded by the coding sequence ATGTGGTTTGAGGGTCATTACATGGTTCATGTGCTGGCCTCCGTTAACCAGGACACAGACCCAGGCTCATACAGCCAGGACACAGACCCAGGCTCAGACAGCCAGGACACAGACCCGGGCTCATACAGCCAGGACACAGACCCAGGCTCATACAACCAGGACACAGACCCAGGCTCATACAGCCAGGACACAGACCCGGGCTCATACAGCCAGGACACAGACCCAGGCTCAGACAGCCAGGACACAGACCCGGGCTCATACAGCCAGGACACAGACCCAGGCTCATACAGCCAGGACACAGACCCGGGCTCATACAACCAGGACACAGACCCGGGCTCATACAACCAGGACACAGACCCAGGCTCATACAGCCAGGACACAGACCCAGGCTCATACAACCAGGACACAGACCCAGGCTCATACAACCAGGACACAGACCCAGGCTCATACAACCAGGACACAGAACCGGGCTCATACAGCCAGGACACAGACCCAGGCTCATACAACCAGGACACAGACCCAGGCTCAGACAGCCAGGACACAGACCCGGGCTCATACAGCCAGGACACAGACCCAGGCTCATACAGCCAGGACACAGACCCAGGCTCATACAGCCAGGACACAGACCCAGGCTCATACAACCAGGACACAGAACCAGGCTCATACAACCAGGACACAGACCCGGGCTCATACAACCAGGACACAGACCCAAGCTCATACAATTTGGGTAATTGTAGTTGA